One window from the genome of Thermaerobacter marianensis DSM 12885 encodes:
- a CDS encoding branched-chain amino acid ABC transporter permease: MVILKEDLTAKRSRVQLGVLAALAAFLLLAPAIIGEYGLGLLTEMLVFGVFAMSLDLLIGHAGLVSLGHAAFFGAGGYAAGLLARHLGLTSWPGLVAGILAGVLLAALFAPVVLRASGAYFLMLTLALGQLLYGMVWLWRPVTGGDDGLPGLPRPELPLLGGILWDNVAFYYFTLVCTGVAALSMAWLVTSPFGLTLRGIRDNELRLESLGYHTWLYKYAIYVIAAGYAGLAGTLYAYYAGYVSPHNLSWALSGEAMVMVILGGAGTLWGPALGAALVLVLKYVVSSFTDRWLAILGLTFVLTVLFAPHGLAGLVRKLRWPAGRAASLDRVWAGSQAVPAFLRRRSD, from the coding sequence ATGGTGATCCTCAAGGAAGACCTGACGGCAAAAAGGAGCCGGGTGCAACTGGGGGTGCTGGCGGCGCTGGCGGCGTTCCTGTTGCTGGCACCGGCGATCATCGGGGAGTACGGTCTCGGCCTGCTGACCGAGATGCTCGTCTTCGGGGTCTTCGCCATGAGCCTGGACCTGCTGATCGGTCATGCAGGTCTCGTTTCCCTCGGGCACGCCGCCTTCTTCGGGGCAGGCGGGTACGCGGCCGGGCTACTGGCCCGCCATCTAGGGCTCACATCCTGGCCCGGGCTGGTGGCGGGTATCCTGGCGGGGGTGCTGCTGGCAGCTCTGTTCGCACCGGTGGTGTTACGGGCATCCGGAGCCTATTTCCTGATGCTCACCCTGGCCCTCGGCCAGTTGCTGTACGGCATGGTCTGGCTGTGGCGGCCTGTCACAGGGGGCGATGATGGGCTCCCGGGGCTCCCACGGCCGGAGTTGCCGCTGCTGGGCGGCATCCTGTGGGACAACGTGGCCTTCTACTACTTCACCCTCGTGTGCACGGGGGTGGCGGCCCTCAGCATGGCCTGGCTGGTAACGTCTCCCTTCGGGCTGACGCTGCGCGGCATCCGGGACAACGAGCTGCGGCTGGAGAGCCTCGGCTACCACACCTGGCTGTACAAATACGCCATCTACGTGATCGCGGCCGGCTACGCAGGCCTCGCCGGTACCCTGTACGCGTACTATGCAGGCTACGTCAGCCCGCACAACCTGAGCTGGGCGCTTTCGGGCGAGGCCATGGTGATGGTCATCCTGGGCGGGGCAGGCACCCTGTGGGGGCCCGCGTTGGGGGCGGCGCTGGTCCTGGTGCTCAAGTACGTGGTCAGTTCCTTCACGGATCGTTGGCTGGCCATCCTCGGTCTGACCTTCGTCCTGACCGTATTGTTCGCTCCGCACGGGCTTGCCGGCCTGGTGCGGAAGCTGCGCTGGCCGGCGGGGCGGGCGGCCTCCCTGGACCGCGTCTGGGCCGGAAGCCAGGCCGTGCCGGCTTTCCTGCGGAGGAGGTCCGACTAA
- a CDS encoding branched-chain amino acid ABC transporter permease, with protein MGLSELVPSLVIGISYGCLLFLVAVGLSVIFGMMRLVNLATGSFYMLGAYVGISISRATGNFWLALLGGGLVVAVLGTVMERGLLRHLHGRLLEQVLLTLGLAYLFQDVARWIWGAEPQALPPPPMLAGSVTVAGATIPAYRLGLLAAGAVLAAIVWVLLERTRVGAYVRAGVDDLETLASLGINTSRVFAVVFALGAFLSGLGGVLGAPVTGVAPGTDFEMLILALVVVVLGGLGSVSGAILGSLVLGVLDSLVRQLWPEASLIVLYAIMAGILIVRPEGLLGRAAR; from the coding sequence TTGGGCCTCTCGGAGCTAGTACCGAGCCTGGTCATCGGCATCTCCTACGGGTGCCTGCTGTTCCTGGTGGCCGTCGGGTTGTCCGTCATCTTCGGCATGATGCGCCTGGTCAACCTGGCCACCGGCTCCTTCTACATGCTCGGTGCCTACGTGGGTATTTCCATCAGCCGGGCCACGGGCAACTTCTGGCTCGCCCTACTGGGCGGCGGGCTGGTGGTGGCCGTACTGGGCACGGTGATGGAACGGGGGCTGTTGCGGCACCTGCACGGGCGACTGCTCGAGCAGGTCTTACTGACGCTGGGCCTGGCCTACCTCTTCCAGGACGTGGCCCGCTGGATCTGGGGTGCCGAGCCCCAGGCCCTGCCGCCGCCCCCTATGCTGGCGGGTTCGGTCACCGTGGCAGGTGCCACGATCCCAGCCTACCGCCTCGGCCTGCTGGCGGCGGGCGCGGTCCTGGCGGCGATCGTCTGGGTGTTGCTGGAACGCACCCGGGTGGGTGCCTACGTCCGGGCGGGCGTGGACGACCTGGAAACCCTGGCCTCCCTCGGCATCAATACCTCCCGGGTCTTCGCCGTGGTCTTTGCCCTGGGGGCTTTCCTTTCCGGGCTCGGCGGGGTCCTCGGGGCGCCCGTGACGGGCGTGGCCCCCGGCACCGACTTCGAGATGCTGATCCTGGCACTGGTGGTCGTGGTGTTGGGAGGCCTGGGGTCCGTCTCGGGGGCGATCCTCGGCAGCCTGGTGCTGGGGGTACTGGACAGCTTGGTCCGGCAACTGTGGCCGGAGGCGTCGTTGATCGTGCTGTACGCCATCATGGCGGGCATTCTCATCGTGCGGCCGGAGGGACTGCTAGGCCGGGCCGCCCGCTGA
- a CDS encoding ABC transporter substrate-binding protein, producing MRRILHPVVGLLTAGSFFLVACGGQAPAGTAGGGGGGQPSGPIRIGVLLPYSGVYTSLGENITRGMELYFEEIGYEVAGRKVELKKEDDQGNPQQGLPKARQLVERDKVHLLAGIVHSGVADAIRDYVHNQRIPLVIANAGAASLTRDPNRRSPFIFRTSFANGQYESVMGTYAYEKLGYRKVAVIAPDYSAGHEKAEAFKQYFTKAGGQVVNEVYPPLGTNDFAPYLQRLQQTSADAVWAFFAGTDAIRFVQQYALSGLKEKVPLIGAGDMVDEAYLEEIGDAALGVVTSLHYSPLIETQENEAFVKAYREKYDTVPNQFAYQGYLTARVIAEAIKAVNGNVEDTDAFLAALKKVEFVGPAGPFRFDPESQNVVFTVYIRRVEKLPDGTLGNVVIDQFPDVSDDF from the coding sequence ATGCGGCGGATCCTGCACCCCGTCGTGGGGTTGCTGACGGCCGGTTCCTTCTTCCTGGTCGCGTGCGGTGGACAGGCTCCCGCCGGTACCGCCGGGGGTGGTGGCGGCGGACAGCCCTCGGGGCCTATCCGCATCGGGGTCCTGCTGCCCTATTCCGGCGTCTACACCAGCCTGGGCGAGAACATCACGCGGGGCATGGAGCTGTATTTCGAAGAGATCGGCTACGAGGTGGCCGGCCGCAAGGTGGAACTGAAGAAGGAGGACGACCAGGGTAACCCGCAGCAGGGCCTGCCCAAGGCGAGGCAGCTGGTGGAGCGGGACAAGGTGCACCTGCTGGCCGGCATCGTACACAGCGGCGTGGCGGACGCCATCCGCGACTACGTTCACAACCAGCGCATCCCGCTGGTCATCGCCAACGCGGGGGCCGCATCCTTGACGCGGGATCCCAACCGCCGCAGCCCCTTCATCTTCCGCACCTCGTTCGCCAACGGCCAGTATGAGTCCGTCATGGGCACCTATGCCTACGAGAAGCTGGGCTACCGGAAGGTGGCCGTGATCGCGCCCGACTACAGCGCCGGGCACGAGAAGGCCGAGGCTTTCAAGCAGTACTTCACGAAGGCCGGCGGCCAGGTGGTCAATGAGGTCTACCCGCCGCTGGGAACCAATGACTTCGCGCCGTACCTGCAGCGGCTGCAGCAGACGTCGGCGGACGCCGTGTGGGCCTTCTTCGCGGGTACGGACGCCATCCGCTTCGTCCAGCAGTATGCCCTCTCCGGGCTGAAGGAGAAGGTACCGCTCATCGGGGCGGGCGATATGGTGGATGAGGCGTACCTCGAGGAAATCGGAGACGCGGCCCTTGGCGTCGTGACCTCGCTCCATTACAGCCCGCTCATCGAAACGCAGGAGAACGAGGCGTTCGTCAAGGCCTATCGGGAGAAGTACGACACCGTGCCCAATCAATTCGCCTACCAGGGCTATCTAACGGCGCGGGTCATCGCCGAGGCCATCAAGGCGGTCAACGGCAACGTGGAGGATACCGACGCCTTCCTGGCTGCGTTGAAGAAGGTGGAGTTCGTCGGCCCGGCGGGTCCCTTCCGGTTCGACCCCGAATCCCAGAACGTCGTCTTCACCGTGTACATCCGGCGGGTGGAAAAGCTGCCGGACGGCACACTGGGCAACGTCGTCATCGACCAGTTCCCGGATGTAAGCGACGACTTCTGA
- a CDS encoding catechol 2,3-dioxygenase, which produces MAERKVPYVAQLAHVEILTPRPEETLWFFKELLGMSETDREGQSVYLRAYEDFYHHTLKVTEAPAAGLGHVAWRASSPQALSEAVARLEAAGFGLGWSDGDLGHGPAYRFRTPDGHAMELLWEVGYYEAPPEQRSLLRNRPQKRPLRGVPVRRIDHVNLMVSEVEVHKQFLVDHLGFHVREVKIGRERREVGAWLSVSPLVHEIAFMRDATGVGGRFHHVAYWYGFPQHLFDLAELCCDHGVRIEAGPGKHGTTQAYFLYVFEPGGNRVELFGDTGYLIFDPDWQTVVWDVANEADLEKSSIWFGPNLPPTFYTYGTPDVQAEPATAPERRVAGD; this is translated from the coding sequence GTGGCGGAGAGGAAGGTCCCATACGTCGCCCAGCTGGCCCACGTGGAAATCCTGACGCCACGGCCGGAGGAAACCCTCTGGTTCTTCAAGGAGCTGCTGGGCATGTCGGAGACGGACCGAGAGGGGCAGTCCGTTTACCTGCGGGCGTACGAGGACTTCTATCACCATACCCTCAAGGTGACCGAGGCGCCGGCAGCGGGATTGGGGCATGTGGCCTGGCGGGCCTCCTCGCCCCAGGCGCTCTCGGAAGCGGTCGCCCGCCTGGAGGCCGCGGGCTTCGGGCTCGGTTGGTCCGATGGGGACCTCGGCCACGGCCCCGCCTACCGGTTCCGAACGCCCGACGGGCACGCGATGGAACTGCTGTGGGAGGTCGGGTACTATGAGGCGCCTCCCGAGCAGCGCAGTCTCCTCCGTAACCGCCCGCAGAAGCGGCCCTTGCGGGGCGTTCCCGTCCGCCGCATCGACCACGTCAACCTGATGGTGTCCGAAGTAGAGGTGCACAAGCAGTTCCTGGTGGATCACCTCGGCTTCCACGTCCGGGAGGTCAAGATCGGTCGCGAGAGGCGGGAAGTCGGGGCGTGGCTCAGCGTCTCCCCCCTCGTCCACGAGATCGCCTTCATGCGGGACGCGACGGGGGTAGGGGGCCGGTTCCACCACGTGGCCTACTGGTACGGTTTCCCGCAACACCTTTTTGACCTGGCGGAGCTCTGCTGCGATCACGGCGTCCGCATCGAGGCGGGACCGGGCAAGCACGGGACGACGCAAGCATATTTCCTCTACGTCTTCGAGCCCGGGGGTAACCGCGTCGAGCTGTTCGGTGACACCGGATACCTGATCTTCGACCCCGATTGGCAGACCGTGGTGTGGGATGTGGCCAACGAGGCGGACCTGGAGAAGAGCAGCATCTGGTTCGGGCCCAACCTGCCACCGACCTTCTACACCTACGGCACGCCCGACGTGCAGGCGGAACCGGCGACGGCTCCCGAGCGGCGGGTGGCTGGCGACTGA
- a CDS encoding 4-hydroxyphenylacetate 3-hydroxylase family protein, with amino-acid sequence MEQPRAGVTTGRPMTGSEYLESLRDGRRVYFRGEWVRDVTTHPAFRNAARSIARLYDALHDPRFKDILTKVDRYGNLTHKFFAPAYSAQDLLEARDAIALWQRLNYGWMGRTPEYKASFMATLGADPDYYKPFGDNARRWYNEAASRVLFLNHVIVDPPVDRHRPIHEVRDVYVHVVKETDGGIYVSGAKQVATASALTHATFVAANSGSAARLQEGKDEDFALVFIARMNTPGQVLISRASYELKAESPFDYPLSSRFDENDAILVFDNAFIPWEDVLIYRDVQKLKAFYADSGFFNRFNFQATIRMAIKTEFMAGLLLKGLECNGTVDFRGNQVLAGEIVAMRHLFWALVAAMAHDPEPSLGDSVVPRLEYAAAARVYTNFAWDRIRQIFERVLGGSPILNVSSYKDLRDPDLRPILDRYLRGTGMPAKERIKLFKLVWDAVYSEFAGRHGLYELNYAGNHEQKYLDTLNWARARQLTDQFKELVDQCLADYDLDGWKDPAWAWDG; translated from the coding sequence GTGGAGCAGCCCAGGGCGGGTGTCACGACGGGCCGGCCCATGACGGGGAGCGAGTACCTGGAGAGCCTCCGGGACGGGCGCCGGGTCTACTTCCGGGGGGAGTGGGTCCGGGACGTTACCACCCATCCCGCGTTCCGGAACGCGGCCCGGTCCATCGCGCGCCTGTACGACGCCCTTCACGACCCGCGCTTCAAGGACATCCTAACCAAGGTCGACCGTTACGGGAACCTCACCCACAAGTTCTTCGCGCCCGCCTATTCCGCTCAGGATCTCCTCGAGGCGCGGGACGCCATTGCCTTGTGGCAGCGGCTGAATTACGGCTGGATGGGCCGCACGCCGGAGTACAAGGCATCCTTCATGGCCACCCTCGGCGCCGATCCGGACTACTACAAGCCCTTCGGGGACAACGCCCGGCGCTGGTACAACGAGGCCGCCTCCCGCGTTCTGTTCCTCAACCACGTCATCGTGGACCCGCCTGTGGACCGGCACCGCCCGATCCACGAGGTCCGCGACGTGTACGTGCACGTGGTCAAAGAGACCGATGGGGGCATTTACGTCAGCGGGGCGAAGCAAGTTGCAACAGCCTCGGCTCTCACCCACGCCACCTTCGTCGCCGCCAACAGCGGCAGCGCCGCCCGCCTGCAGGAGGGCAAGGACGAGGATTTCGCCCTGGTGTTCATCGCGAGGATGAACACGCCAGGGCAGGTCCTCATCTCCCGTGCCTCCTACGAGCTCAAGGCCGAGAGCCCCTTCGACTACCCGCTGTCCAGCCGCTTCGACGAGAACGACGCCATCCTGGTGTTCGACAACGCCTTCATCCCGTGGGAGGACGTGCTCATCTACAGGGACGTCCAGAAGCTCAAAGCTTTCTACGCCGACTCCGGCTTCTTCAACCGCTTCAACTTCCAGGCCACCATCCGCATGGCCATCAAGACAGAGTTCATGGCCGGGCTACTGCTTAAGGGGCTTGAGTGCAACGGGACGGTGGACTTCCGGGGCAACCAGGTGCTGGCCGGGGAGATTGTAGCGATGCGCCACCTCTTCTGGGCGCTGGTGGCGGCCATGGCCCACGACCCCGAGCCGAGCCTCGGGGACAGCGTCGTGCCCCGGCTGGAGTACGCCGCGGCTGCCCGGGTGTACACCAACTTCGCATGGGACCGGATCCGGCAGATCTTCGAGCGGGTTCTGGGCGGTAGCCCGATCCTCAACGTCTCCAGCTACAAGGATCTCCGGGATCCGGACCTGCGGCCGATCCTGGACCGCTACCTGCGCGGCACAGGAATGCCCGCCAAGGAACGCATCAAGTTGTTCAAGCTCGTCTGGGACGCAGTGTACTCGGAGTTCGCCGGGCGGCACGGCCTGTACGAGCTGAACTATGCGGGCAACCACGAGCAGAAGTACCTGGACACGCTGAACTGGGCGCGGGCGCGCCAGCTGACGGACCAGTTCAAGGAGCTGGTCGACCAGTGCCTGGCCGACTACGACCTGGACGGTTGGAAGGATCCCGCCTGGGCTTGGGATGGGTGA
- a CDS encoding flavin reductase family protein — translation MDTRALRQCLGRFTTGVTVVTCRDGDRVHGITVNSFTSVSLEPPLVLVSIARSAKACELLAERSFAVNILGAHQRELALHFAGRPQGGLEIPWEDGRLAPRLAGCLAYLECSPWQAYNGGDHVLYLGRVEAFSHGDGEPLVFFAGVLGPLGEVGQEVLSRQVR, via the coding sequence GTGGACACCCGGGCATTGCGCCAGTGTCTCGGCCGGTTCACCACGGGGGTCACGGTGGTGACCTGCCGGGATGGCGACCGTGTGCATGGGATCACAGTCAACTCCTTTACCTCCGTCTCCTTGGAACCGCCGCTGGTGCTGGTCTCCATCGCCCGGTCGGCCAAGGCGTGCGAGTTGCTGGCCGAGCGGTCGTTTGCGGTCAACATCCTTGGGGCCCACCAGCGCGAGCTGGCCCTGCACTTCGCCGGCAGGCCGCAGGGGGGCCTTGAGATCCCCTGGGAGGACGGGCGCCTGGCCCCCCGCCTGGCCGGCTGCCTGGCCTACCTTGAGTGCTCGCCGTGGCAGGCCTACAACGGGGGCGACCACGTCCTCTACCTGGGCCGGGTAGAGGCGTTCTCCCACGGCGACGGTGAGCCACTGGTCTTCTTCGCCGGCGTTCTTGGTCCGCTGGGGGAGGTTGGGCAGGAGGTCCTGTCCCGGCAGGTGCGGTGA